Proteins encoded in a region of the Psychromicrobium lacuslunae genome:
- a CDS encoding cation:proton antiporter: protein MENILLLLVGAIAVTVAARKLGLPAPLLVTGVAIAVSFIPGVVFDIDPEVILTIVLPPLLFSAALDISFQDFANSLRQIRRLGIMLVILTALIVGGVANILVPDITLPAALLIGAIVAPPDAVSATAIGKKLGLPRRVMTVLSGESLINDAAALTLFKLFLVPVLLGAGGFGQNIFGEGALLLLVNIVIGVGFGLLIAIVVQFIRERINDPLIETVIGLLVPFVAYIFAEQIHFELNGLEYAGSGVLAVVAAGLSLGYNAPKASYTMRLQEQPIWASLDVLLEAFVFALIGLQFKTVIVDAINSPHGLGFSLGVAFILLGVTILVRPAYVFMSYYRRRTPRSLRRQQRRGRPEVAMSWQDLTVISWTGMRGVVTLASAATVTALFKQGQNIPAHDIIYLTAFVVTIGTLLIQGVTLPLVIKWLKVTDPDQAKRDAAAERALVSKTYQVALEEMKPQWQALTEQIGAEKTEKIIQRIQQMAIAQTQAQQADEDLEEAVDQTAAEIPGRPSLQQRKEFGKFMNDARRQINNIRREVIIRERDAGNLDEEVMRTVLTELDAESFAMDKSWQNRMRA, encoded by the coding sequence ATGGAAAACATCCTTTTGCTTTTGGTGGGGGCGATAGCGGTCACGGTCGCTGCCCGAAAGCTGGGGCTGCCCGCCCCGCTACTGGTCACCGGCGTGGCAATTGCGGTGTCTTTCATTCCGGGGGTGGTCTTCGATATCGACCCCGAGGTCATCCTGACCATTGTGCTGCCACCATTGCTATTTTCGGCGGCGCTGGATATCTCCTTCCAAGACTTCGCCAATTCGCTGCGACAAATCCGCAGACTCGGCATCATGCTGGTGATCCTCACCGCGCTGATCGTCGGCGGCGTGGCCAACATCCTGGTACCCGATATCACCCTTCCAGCAGCACTATTAATCGGCGCCATCGTGGCCCCACCGGATGCGGTCTCAGCCACCGCGATAGGCAAGAAACTCGGGTTGCCCCGCCGAGTCATGACCGTGCTCTCCGGCGAAAGCCTGATCAACGACGCCGCCGCACTGACGCTTTTCAAACTCTTCCTGGTACCGGTGCTGCTCGGCGCCGGCGGCTTCGGCCAGAACATCTTCGGCGAAGGCGCGCTCCTGCTGCTAGTCAATATTGTGATCGGGGTGGGCTTTGGTCTGCTGATCGCCATTGTGGTGCAGTTCATTCGCGAGCGGATTAACGATCCGCTGATCGAAACCGTGATCGGTTTGCTAGTGCCTTTCGTGGCCTATATCTTCGCCGAGCAGATTCATTTCGAACTGAACGGACTGGAATACGCGGGTTCCGGAGTGCTCGCCGTGGTGGCGGCAGGGCTTTCACTCGGCTACAACGCGCCGAAGGCCAGCTACACCATGCGGCTACAAGAGCAACCCATCTGGGCCTCACTCGACGTACTGCTGGAAGCGTTCGTCTTTGCGTTGATCGGCTTGCAATTCAAGACGGTGATCGTGGACGCCATCAATAGCCCGCACGGCCTCGGCTTCAGCTTGGGGGTGGCCTTCATTCTGCTCGGAGTGACCATTCTGGTCCGGCCAGCCTATGTTTTCATGAGCTACTACCGGCGTCGCACGCCCCGCTCCTTGCGCCGTCAGCAGCGCCGGGGCCGGCCCGAAGTGGCGATGAGCTGGCAAGACCTGACGGTGATTTCGTGGACCGGGATGCGCGGAGTGGTGACCCTAGCTTCCGCCGCCACTGTCACCGCGCTCTTCAAACAGGGTCAGAACATCCCGGCTCACGACATCATCTACCTGACCGCCTTTGTGGTCACCATTGGCACCCTGCTGATCCAGGGCGTGACACTGCCGTTGGTGATCAAATGGCTCAAGGTCACCGATCCTGATCAGGCCAAGCGCGACGCCGCCGCAGAACGCGCCCTGGTCAGCAAGACCTACCAAGTGGCACTTGAGGAAATGAAGCCGCAGTGGCAGGCCCTGACCGAGCAGATCGGGGCCGAAAAGACCGAGAAAATTATTCAACGCATTCAACAAATGGCGATTGCTCAAACTCAGGCGCAACAAGCTGACGAAGATCTGGAAGAGGCTGTTGATCAAACCGCGGCGGAAATCCCGGGTAGACCTTCACTGCAACAGCGCAAAGAATTCGGCAAATTCATGAACGACGCTAGACGCCAGATCAACAATATTCGGCGCGAGGTGATTATCCGCGAGCGTGACGCCGGAAACCTCGATGAAGAGGTGATGCGCACCGTACTGACCGAGCTCGATGCGGAGTCCTTCGCGATGGATAAGTCCTGGCAGAACCGGATGCGTGCCTAA
- the recR gene encoding recombination mediator RecR, translating to MYEGAVQELIDELGRLPGIGPKSAQRLAFHILEADPDDMKRLVTSIVTVKERVKFCEICGNVSEAETCSICRDPRRDPTVICVVEESKDVIAVERTRSFRGRYHVLGGAINPIAGIGPDQLRIRELLNRLSDSQIEEIIIATDPNLEGEATATYLARMLKTIGITVTRLASGLPVGGDLEYADEITLGRAFEGRRNALN from the coding sequence GTGTACGAAGGAGCGGTTCAAGAACTGATCGACGAGTTAGGTCGGTTGCCGGGCATTGGTCCTAAATCTGCGCAACGCCTAGCATTCCATATTCTGGAAGCCGACCCAGACGATATGAAGCGATTGGTAACCTCGATCGTCACGGTCAAGGAACGTGTGAAATTCTGCGAAATTTGTGGCAACGTCTCGGAGGCGGAGACTTGCAGCATCTGCCGCGATCCGCGCCGTGACCCCACGGTGATCTGCGTGGTGGAAGAATCAAAAGACGTCATTGCCGTTGAGCGGACCCGCAGCTTCCGCGGCCGCTACCACGTGCTGGGCGGCGCGATTAATCCGATTGCCGGTATCGGCCCCGATCAGCTACGCATCCGAGAGTTGCTGAACCGGCTGAGCGACAGCCAGATCGAAGAAATCATTATCGCCACCGACCCGAATCTGGAAGGCGAAGCCACCGCGACTTATCTGGCGCGGATGCTGAAGACTATTGGCATCACCGTAACCCGACTGGCCTCTGGCCTACCGGTCGGCGGCGATCTTGAGTACGCCGACGAGATCACCTTGGGCCGGGCCTTCGAAGGGCGCCGGAACGCACTGAACTAA
- a CDS encoding aspartate kinase, with amino-acid sequence MGLIVQKYGGSSVADASGIKRVAERVVATQQAGHDVVVVVSAMGDTTDELLDLAAQVANHPPARELDMLMTAGERISMALLAMAISGQGAVAQSFTGSQAGMITDGIHGKARIIDVDPHRVRTALDKGHIAIVAGFQGMSRSTNEITTMGRGGSDTTAVALAAALDADVCEIYTDVDGVYTADPRVVPSAKKIERISSEEMLEMAASGAKILHLRSVEYARRFGLPIHVRSSFSEHEGTWVLPSPDDKIIRSEGVALEQPIISGVAHDRSEGKVTVVGVPDIPGKAADIFGIIASAHSNIDMIVQNISTHGSGRTDISFTLPMVEGADALQALKDAQASVGFEDIIYDEEIGKLSLIGAGMRSHPGVSFKFFKALSDAGVNIDLISTSEIRISVVTRADLLDTAVRAVHQAFELDGTEEATVYAGTGR; translated from the coding sequence ATGGGATTGATCGTTCAAAAATATGGGGGCTCTTCGGTGGCGGACGCCAGCGGAATCAAACGCGTCGCAGAACGCGTGGTGGCCACCCAACAAGCCGGGCACGACGTGGTCGTGGTGGTTTCCGCGATGGGCGACACCACCGACGAACTGCTCGACTTGGCCGCCCAAGTGGCTAACCATCCGCCGGCCCGGGAACTCGACATGCTGATGACAGCTGGCGAGCGCATCTCGATGGCGTTGCTGGCAATGGCGATTAGCGGGCAGGGAGCGGTCGCACAGTCATTCACCGGCAGCCAGGCCGGCATGATCACCGACGGCATCCACGGTAAGGCCCGGATCATTGACGTCGACCCGCACCGGGTCCGCACCGCCTTGGATAAGGGACATATTGCGATCGTGGCGGGCTTCCAGGGGATGAGCCGCAGCACCAATGAGATCACCACAATGGGCCGCGGCGGCTCGGACACCACCGCAGTCGCGCTAGCTGCCGCCTTGGACGCCGACGTCTGCGAGATCTACACCGACGTCGATGGGGTCTACACAGCCGACCCCAGGGTAGTACCGAGCGCCAAAAAAATCGAACGTATCTCGAGTGAGGAAATGCTGGAGATGGCGGCCTCGGGCGCCAAGATCCTGCATTTACGGAGCGTGGAATACGCCCGCCGTTTTGGCCTGCCGATCCACGTCCGCTCCTCATTCAGTGAGCACGAAGGGACCTGGGTGCTACCCAGTCCTGACGATAAAATCATCAGGAGCGAAGGAGTCGCTTTGGAACAGCCCATTATTTCAGGTGTTGCGCACGACCGGTCCGAGGGCAAGGTCACAGTGGTCGGGGTGCCCGACATCCCAGGCAAGGCCGCCGATATTTTCGGCATCATCGCCTCCGCACACTCAAATATCGACATGATCGTGCAGAACATTTCTACTCATGGCTCCGGTCGCACGGACATTTCCTTCACACTGCCGATGGTGGAAGGCGCCGACGCCTTGCAGGCGCTCAAGGATGCGCAGGCCAGCGTCGGTTTCGAGGACATCATCTATGACGAAGAAATTGGCAAGCTGTCGCTGATCGGTGCTGGCATGCGCTCGCACCCCGGCGTTTCCTTCAAGTTCTTCAAAGCGCTTTCCGATGCCGGCGTTAACATCGATCTGATCTCCACCTCGGAGATCAGGATCTCGGTGGTGACCAGAGCCGATCTGCTCGATACCGCGGTGCGCGCGGTTCACCAGGCCTTTGAACTGGACGGCACCGAAGAAGCCACGGTGTACGCGGGTACCGGCCGCTAA
- a CDS encoding ribokinase, with product MNQPLPLQSAKPPSSTGKVTVVGSINVDQTVRVQRLPSPGETLLGSSITIGPGGKGANQALAAARLGATVSLIGAVGDDASAAAATELLQSAGVDLSAVTSVAGPTGLALIYLADDAENTIVVVPGANAAMDASMVETSAARIAEAAVVVLQGEIPADGIATAVRLSTGRMVLNLAPVVALDHSLIRAANPLVVNEHEAALVLSQLDAEAAVPAEDEALVVALRAQGVPGVVLTRGAQGAICSDQAGTFSVPAPRVNAIDSSGAGDAFVGALSARLAMGETLLEASHYAARVGAFAVQSHGTQASYPHSGDALPEA from the coding sequence ATGAACCAGCCGCTCCCCCTTCAAAGCGCTAAACCGCCATCGTCGACCGGGAAGGTCACGGTGGTCGGCTCGATTAATGTCGACCAGACCGTCCGAGTACAACGCCTTCCGTCACCCGGCGAGACTCTGTTGGGCAGCTCAATCACGATCGGCCCGGGCGGCAAAGGAGCCAACCAGGCTCTGGCCGCAGCCCGGCTGGGAGCCACCGTCAGCCTGATAGGGGCCGTCGGCGACGACGCTTCCGCAGCCGCGGCCACCGAGCTACTGCAATCCGCCGGAGTGGACCTATCGGCGGTAACCAGTGTTGCTGGCCCCACTGGCTTAGCACTGATCTACCTGGCCGACGACGCGGAGAACACCATTGTGGTGGTCCCCGGGGCAAACGCTGCCATGGATGCCAGCATGGTCGAGACGTCCGCAGCACGGATCGCTGAGGCCGCAGTGGTGGTGCTGCAGGGTGAGATTCCTGCGGACGGCATCGCGACTGCGGTCCGGCTAAGCACAGGTCGGATGGTACTGAATCTGGCACCGGTGGTGGCCCTGGATCACTCACTGATTCGTGCCGCCAACCCGCTCGTTGTCAATGAACATGAAGCGGCTCTGGTGCTTTCCCAGCTAGACGCCGAAGCGGCTGTCCCCGCCGAGGATGAAGCACTGGTTGTGGCATTGCGAGCCCAGGGGGTCCCTGGTGTGGTGCTCACCCGCGGCGCTCAAGGGGCCATCTGTTCCGATCAGGCTGGCACCTTCTCGGTGCCCGCTCCGCGAGTCAACGCAATAGACAGTTCTGGCGCTGGCGACGCCTTCGTTGGCGCGCTCAGCGCTCGGCTGGCGATGGGAGAAACGTTACTGGAGGCTTCGCACTACGCCGCCAGGGTCGGCGCCTTCGCAGTGCAAAGCCACGGCACTCAGGCTTCCTACCCGCACTCAGGTGATGCGCTCCCAGAGGCCTAG
- a CDS encoding tetratricopeptide repeat protein — protein sequence MTDSWEAKIDDFWANADDSDPDKVLRDIRALIAECPEQDGRAYFELASAHDFLANEAQAVALYREALQLGLDAEREPQAKIQLASTLRNLGQSGEAIEILEQLESDETTGSAAQAFLALALFDSGRKSTALKVALRALAPTLPLYRRSVLGYADELPAD from the coding sequence ATGACTGATAGCTGGGAAGCCAAGATCGATGACTTCTGGGCTAATGCCGATGACAGCGATCCCGATAAGGTGCTCCGAGACATTCGGGCGCTGATCGCCGAATGCCCAGAGCAAGACGGCCGGGCTTATTTTGAATTGGCCTCAGCCCACGACTTCTTGGCTAACGAAGCACAAGCTGTGGCGCTCTATCGCGAGGCCCTTCAACTTGGCTTGGACGCCGAGCGAGAGCCACAGGCGAAGATCCAATTGGCCAGCACACTACGGAATCTGGGCCAATCCGGCGAGGCAATCGAGATCCTTGAACAACTGGAGAGCGACGAAACCACCGGAAGTGCGGCTCAGGCCTTCCTGGCCTTAGCGCTTTTCGACTCGGGACGGAAGTCGACAGCGCTCAAGGTGGCTTTGCGCGCTCTTGCACCGACCTTGCCGCTTTACCGCAGATCGGTGCTCGGCTACGCGGACGAACTCCCCGCCGACTAG
- a CDS encoding DUF3626 domain-containing protein, which translates to MEAWERAFAYLAGAVPAGPRIDADLEVTVHFHPDRAINGKSLLDHLASDGVYRSQFETGTSNGGLTAYPGGDRWRWEHRIFGGHYDISPADQRPKYGSLNYRRHAAGGSVRFGSAHLKLAPSVLERTTFCYPDSVTEPTDFGTAAHLPLVQLALEDTLDVIDDHIEAHIHGPMRLDQDVSELVLDPSFRDTPVAEAAAKLPFPFSWHHGFKLHVDQLRGHEAFRGANVVELGVAIAQDGWLTPKIVGEAVNGGHHDPDLLKKVWHCLARFGHDWAS; encoded by the coding sequence ATGGAAGCCTGGGAACGCGCATTCGCTTATCTGGCCGGGGCTGTACCGGCTGGTCCACGAATAGACGCTGATCTTGAGGTGACAGTCCATTTTCATCCCGATCGAGCGATCAACGGAAAGTCGCTTCTTGATCACTTAGCCTCCGATGGGGTTTACCGTTCCCAATTTGAAACCGGGACCAGCAATGGGGGGCTAACCGCCTATCCTGGGGGAGATCGCTGGCGGTGGGAACATCGGATTTTCGGGGGTCACTACGATATTTCGCCGGCGGACCAGCGGCCAAAGTATGGTTCGCTTAACTACCGGCGTCATGCTGCGGGTGGATCTGTGCGTTTCGGCTCGGCTCATCTCAAGTTGGCGCCTAGCGTCCTTGAGAGGACCACTTTTTGTTATCCAGATAGCGTGACAGAGCCTACCGATTTCGGTACAGCCGCGCACCTGCCGTTAGTCCAGCTTGCCTTAGAGGACACTCTAGATGTGATCGACGATCACATTGAAGCACATATCCACGGACCAATGCGCCTCGATCAAGATGTTTCAGAGCTCGTACTTGATCCTTCATTCCGGGACACTCCGGTTGCCGAAGCGGCTGCAAAACTGCCCTTCCCGTTCAGTTGGCATCACGGCTTTAAGTTGCATGTCGATCAATTGCGTGGGCACGAGGCCTTTCGCGGGGCAAACGTAGTTGAGCTTGGAGTGGCAATTGCCCAGGATGGCTGGTTGACTCCCAAGATCGTTGGGGAGGCGGTAAACGGTGGTCATCATGATCCCGATTTGTTAAAGAAGGTCTGGCACTGCCTGGCCAGATTCGGGCATGATTGGGCCTCATAA
- a CDS encoding alpha/beta fold hydrolase, giving the protein MTQHSISTQPGVHHSGSGPAVLFAHGAGGGFQANFAPVVESWQAQRSLIGIDYPGVGEVPRARQPLQLAELADQLVDAGIAAGFQKFPVVGLSLGSAVAITAALRHPDRVSGLILTVGFAAPDAQTELFGSLWQHFAEAGNQQQLAELILLLSAPSGVLDALDTSGLGEATAQVTAGYPSGGLEHIELVSRVNLSAQLTEIAVPTLVFAAGQDRIVLPSSTRDLAAGISGAELIEYPDAGHIFNPEQSSRWITDMQNFLQYHQL; this is encoded by the coding sequence ATGACACAGCACAGCATCAGCACGCAGCCCGGAGTCCACCACAGCGGCAGTGGCCCGGCAGTCCTCTTTGCCCACGGCGCGGGCGGAGGTTTCCAGGCCAACTTCGCCCCCGTCGTCGAAAGCTGGCAGGCGCAGCGCAGCCTGATCGGCATTGACTACCCCGGTGTCGGTGAGGTGCCACGTGCGCGGCAGCCCCTGCAATTAGCAGAGCTGGCCGACCAGCTGGTCGACGCCGGGATTGCGGCTGGCTTTCAGAAATTCCCAGTCGTGGGGCTTTCGCTTGGCAGCGCAGTGGCGATTACCGCCGCCTTGCGTCACCCTGACCGAGTTAGCGGTCTCATTCTGACAGTTGGCTTTGCCGCGCCAGATGCCCAAACCGAGCTGTTCGGCTCGCTGTGGCAGCATTTCGCGGAGGCTGGGAATCAACAGCAGCTCGCCGAACTTATTCTGTTGCTTTCGGCGCCGAGCGGGGTACTGGACGCCCTGGACACTTCAGGACTGGGCGAGGCCACAGCCCAAGTTACGGCGGGGTACCCCAGCGGCGGCCTGGAACACATCGAACTGGTATCACGGGTCAATCTGAGCGCTCAGCTGACTGAGATTGCGGTACCCACTCTGGTCTTCGCCGCCGGACAAGACAGAATAGTGCTGCCCTCGAGCACTCGTGATCTCGCCGCCGGGATCAGCGGCGCAGAGCTGATTGAATACCCCGACGCCGGCCACATTTTTAACCCGGAGCAGAGCTCGCGGTGGATCACTGATATGCAGAACTTCTTGCAATATCACCAGCTCTAA
- a CDS encoding MFS transporter — MAGSVKRSSSVASHRSRDNSNGLALALLAGTLFVFLSAEMLPVGLLPELSESFGVSPGSAGLLLSCYAVIAAIAGIPITNLTASWPRRRLLVIALSTLAISQLVFALSTTFWLALVSRAAAALLHTTVWAVLPVAASRLGGSTSGRAASYVFLGSALGLVLGTPAVAGLGQLLGWRLAAVLLAVLAALLAALLRIKLPALRSTQQPSDLDSPNRWLQQLLPRGLNPRVLLLCASTAVLVLGHYSAYSYFSVIFAEKGGPQTLWPLVLAIFGGAGLVGVFCAGRWIDEYRRKVSFTVLFGVPATLLILALSPLAGVYPATLGWGMAVAAVPLVMQSAVIRAAPGTADESSAAYVVAFQLGISGGSWLGGLLLSQTGSVGTLLIAAGLSSAAALILACNRQLLGPRSG, encoded by the coding sequence ATGGCTGGCTCAGTCAAGCGCAGCAGCTCAGTCGCCAGCCATCGTTCTCGAGACAACTCGAACGGCCTAGCACTGGCTCTGCTGGCTGGCACTCTCTTCGTCTTCCTCAGCGCCGAAATGCTACCGGTGGGCTTACTGCCGGAGCTAAGCGAAAGCTTTGGGGTGAGCCCGGGGAGCGCAGGGCTATTACTCAGTTGCTATGCGGTGATCGCCGCCATTGCTGGCATTCCGATCACCAACCTCACCGCGAGCTGGCCGAGGCGTCGACTGCTGGTGATCGCGCTGAGTACCCTGGCCATCAGCCAGTTGGTCTTCGCGCTGAGCACCACGTTCTGGCTAGCACTGGTTTCGCGCGCGGCCGCAGCCTTACTTCACACCACGGTGTGGGCTGTGCTGCCAGTAGCCGCTAGCAGGCTCGGCGGAAGCACCAGCGGTCGGGCCGCCTCATACGTTTTTCTGGGCAGCGCACTCGGCTTGGTGCTCGGCACGCCCGCGGTCGCGGGGCTCGGTCAGCTCCTCGGTTGGCGGTTGGCCGCAGTACTACTCGCCGTCCTAGCAGCACTGCTGGCAGCATTACTGAGGATCAAGCTGCCCGCCCTCCGAAGCACCCAGCAACCGTCTGATCTCGACAGCCCGAACCGCTGGCTGCAGCAGCTACTGCCGCGGGGGCTCAATCCTCGAGTACTTCTGCTTTGCGCCAGCACAGCAGTCCTGGTGCTTGGCCACTACAGCGCCTACAGCTACTTCAGCGTGATCTTTGCCGAGAAGGGCGGTCCCCAGACACTCTGGCCGCTCGTGCTGGCGATCTTCGGCGGGGCGGGGCTAGTTGGCGTCTTCTGTGCTGGACGTTGGATTGATGAATATCGCCGCAAGGTCTCCTTCACTGTGCTGTTCGGGGTACCCGCCACCCTATTGATCCTCGCGCTGAGCCCGCTGGCCGGAGTCTATCCAGCCACACTCGGCTGGGGCATGGCGGTAGCCGCGGTACCTCTGGTGATGCAATCTGCGGTGATCCGAGCGGCCCCCGGAACCGCTGATGAATCCTCCGCGGCATACGTGGTCGCCTTTCAATTGGGCATTAGCGGTGGTTCTTGGCTCGGCGGTTTATTGCTCTCACAGACCGGAAGCGTCGGAACATTACTGATAGCTGCTGGGCTCAGTAGCGCTGCTGCCCTCATCCTCGCTTGCAATCGGCAGCTGCTCGGCCCGCGGTCTGGCTAA
- a CDS encoding MerR family transcriptional regulator — MLIGDLAAATGASARSLRYYEEHGLIGSQRSANGYRDYAAEVVPQVRFIRSLISAGFSLQAIESILPCMAAEPAQIDLCPSVVQVIRETLCDVEAQVDALSAKREKIEALLAG; from the coding sequence ATGTTGATTGGAGATCTTGCTGCCGCGACTGGCGCCTCGGCGCGTTCACTTCGCTATTACGAAGAGCACGGCTTGATTGGTTCACAACGCTCCGCAAATGGCTACCGCGACTATGCCGCCGAGGTAGTGCCGCAAGTGCGATTCATCCGTTCATTGATTTCTGCGGGTTTCAGCCTGCAGGCGATTGAGTCGATTCTGCCTTGTATGGCGGCCGAGCCAGCGCAGATCGACCTGTGCCCCTCAGTGGTGCAGGTCATTCGCGAGACCCTGTGTGATGTTGAGGCGCAAGTCGATGCCTTATCGGCCAAGCGCGAAAAGATTGAGGCTTTGCTGGCTGGTTGA